In Natrinema amylolyticum, the following are encoded in one genomic region:
- a CDS encoding 5-methyltetrahydropteroyltriglutamate--homocysteine methyltransferase: protein MTEYVSTTPGLYPLPDWAKDDLSDLKGHQKHDLISGDEGEAITAAYEEAREEVIGVQQDAGLDRIVEGQLRWDDMLAHPLAVADAVETRGIVRYYDNNNFYREPVVQDDLEPTGDVASELEATAELAQDDDLQAVLPGPYSLADLATDEHYGDDAEFLGAIAEFLEGEVDALPAHETLFLLEPSLVENAPEDGEDERASEAIDRVASATDADVVVQPYWGALEEKVYAHLLDADIDAVGFDFVANQDDNIYNLQEYGATDDVALGLADGQNTLVEDPEAIRDRVEWVEGQLGVTDFETVYLTTNTETFYLPYGKYVEKLEVLAEAADLAEVKAA from the coding sequence ATGACTGAGTACGTTTCGACCACGCCGGGGCTCTATCCGCTCCCGGACTGGGCGAAAGACGACCTCTCGGACCTCAAGGGGCACCAGAAACACGACCTCATCAGCGGCGACGAGGGCGAGGCGATCACCGCGGCCTACGAGGAGGCCCGCGAGGAAGTGATCGGCGTCCAGCAGGACGCCGGCCTCGACCGGATCGTCGAGGGCCAACTGCGCTGGGACGACATGCTCGCCCACCCGCTGGCCGTCGCCGACGCCGTCGAGACCCGCGGGATCGTTCGCTACTACGACAACAACAACTTCTACCGAGAGCCGGTCGTCCAGGACGACCTCGAGCCCACCGGCGACGTCGCGTCGGAGCTCGAGGCGACCGCCGAACTGGCCCAGGACGACGACCTGCAGGCCGTCCTCCCCGGCCCGTACTCGCTCGCGGATCTCGCCACTGACGAGCACTACGGCGACGACGCCGAGTTCCTCGGCGCGATCGCGGAGTTCCTCGAGGGCGAGGTCGACGCCCTCCCCGCCCACGAGACGCTGTTCCTACTCGAGCCCTCGCTGGTCGAGAACGCGCCCGAAGACGGCGAAGACGAGCGCGCGAGCGAGGCGATCGATCGAGTCGCGAGCGCGACCGACGCGGACGTCGTCGTGCAGCCCTACTGGGGCGCGCTCGAGGAGAAGGTCTACGCGCACCTGCTCGACGCGGACATCGACGCGGTCGGCTTCGACTTCGTCGCGAATCAGGACGATAATATCTACAACCTTCAGGAGTACGGCGCGACGGACGACGTCGCACTGGGCCTCGCTGACGGCCAGAACACGCTCGTCGAGGATCCCGAAGCGATCCGCGACCGAGTCGAGTGGGTCGAAGGCCAGCTCGGCGTTACCGACTTCGAGACGGTCTATCTGACGACGAACACGGAAACGTTCTACCTGCCCTACGGCAAGTACGTGGAGAAACTCGAGGTCCTCGCCGAAGCCGCGGACCTCGCGGAGGTGAAAGCAGCATGA